GTACATCGCGCTGGTGGTGTCGCGGCTGATTGGGCTCAGCGTCACACGCAAGCCGAAAACCTGAATCGCAGTTAAAAAAAACGCGCCAAGTGGCGCGTAATCTTGCAGCGTTTATGTGAGTTTCGTCGGCGGAGAGAGAGCCTGTAGTTGCTTCGCCGCGATTGGCGGCGGCAACGACTAGGGTAGAATTTGTCGGCCTCGCCACGCCTGGCTGCATTCGTCGCATTGGTTTGCCGAATCTGCCCGTTGGCGCCACATGGCGCGCGTGCGCCGTGCCGTGATTCCCACCCAAACGCAGATCGTCGTTGCCTTAGTCGCGCATGTCCTCGCCATCTCCTGCCACCCCGCTGCTTCCGGAACGGATGCAGGTCGGCGATTGCCTGGTGCTGCTGTCGCTGCGCGAAGTGCATGCGCCGCGCGCGCGGCGGCCGCAGCGGCTCACGCCCAAGGCGATGGGCGTGCTGCGCGTGCTGCTGGCGCAGCCGGGGCAGGTGGTGGAGCGCGAGGCGCTGCTGGCCCAGGTCTGGCCGGACACGCAGCCGACCAACGACGTGGTGACCCAGGCCATCACCCAATTGCGCAAGGCCTTCGCCGCCGGCGCCAAGGGCGACGCGCCGGCCTACATCGAGACCCTGGCCAAGACCGGCTACCGGCTGGTGGCGCCGGTGCAGGCCTTGCCGGAGGTGGAGGCCGGGACGAGCGCGCCGGCCGCTGCGGCGGTGGCCGACGGCGTCTCCCTCGACGCCGTGCCGCACGCAGCCGCCGCCGCGCCGCCTGTGGCGGTGGCACCGCCTGCGCTGCCGCGCCGCATGCAGGTGGTGCTGGCCGCTGTTGCCGGCGCCGGCCTGATGCTGCTGGCGATGCTGCTGTGGTGGTTGCCGTCCGGCAGCCAGGGCCCGGCGGACAGCGAGCAGGAGCGGGTGGTCGGCAGCCCGGAGCGGCCGTACCGGCTGATCACCACGATGCCGGGCTTCGAGCTGGAGCCAGCCTTGTCGCCGGACGGCACGCAGGTGGCGTACGCCGCCGGGATCGAGGGCCGCGCAGGCACGCAGTTGCTGGTGCAGGCGACCGGCCGTGCCGCCGGCAGCGCGCCGGCGCGGCCGCTGGTCGTGCCGGGCGTGGGCCATTCCGACCGCCTGCCGGCCTGGTCGCCGGACGGAAAGCGCATCGCCTTCGCCCGGCTGGGGCCGGACGGGCAATGCCAGGTGCTGGTGGCGGCCGCCGACGGGCACCAGGCGCCGCGCCCGGCCGTGCGCTGCGACGGCACCGAACTGCTCAGTTTCGATTGGACCCCGGACGGTCGCGGCCTGCTGTTCGGCAGCATGACCGGACGCCAGCCTGCCCGCGGGATCCGCGTGCTCGACCTGTCCAGCGGCCGCTGGCGCGCGCTGCCGTATCCGGTCGCTGCCGGCGCGTTCGACTACGCGCCGCGCTATTCCCCCGACGGGCAGTGGATCGCGTTCGTGCGCAACCCGCAGATGGGCGGCCTGTGGCGGGTGCCGGCCGCCGGCGGCCAGGCCGAGCCGCTGACCCGCGAGTTCGCCGAGATCCGCGGCTGGGACTGGACCCGCGACGGCCGCGGCATCGTGTTCGGGCGCCGGGTCGACAGCGAGACCCGCCTGTACCGGCTGGATACCGCCTCGCGGCGCCTGCGCGACCTGGGCCTGGGCGACGCGCAGTCGCCGACCGTGTCGCGCGACGGCGAGCGCCTCGCCTTCGTGCACCGGCGCCCGCAGTTCGCGCTGTACCGCATCGCCGCCGGCGATGGCCGCGGCAAGCGCGAGAGCCAGCGCCTGTTCGCCTCCACCGGGCGCGACAGCCAGCCGGTGATCGCGCCCGATGGCCGCCAGTTGGTCTTCACGTCGGACCGCTCCGGCAGCTTTGCGCTGTGGTGGGGCGACGTGACCCGGCCGCAGTCGCTGCGGCTGATCGAGGGGCTGCGCCCGGAAACGCGGCAGCCGCCGGCGTGGTCGGCCGACAGCCAGTCGCTGCTGGTCAGCGGCCGCGACGCGCAGGGGCGCTCGGTGATCTACGAAGTGCGGCCGCAATCGGGCAGCGTGGTCCCCTTGCCGGTGCCGTCCGGCGAACCGCTGCAGGCGGCGTACACCGCCGACCCGGGGCAGGTGCTGGTCCTGCTCGGCGAGCATGGCCGCACCCGCCTGCAGCTGTATGACCGCCGCAGCCTGCCGTGGCGGCGCCTGGCGGCGCTGGACGACGTCTCGCAGCTGCGCGTGGACCCGCTCGGCCGGCAGGTGCTGTTCACCCGCCTGGCGCGCAGTGGCCTGTGGCGCGCCGACGCCGCGCTGGACCCGGGCAGCGTGGCGGCGGTCGACACCGCGGTGCCGTCGCTGTGGCGCTACCGGACCTGGGCGATCGGCGCGGCCGGCGAGGTGCGCTACCTGTTCCCGACCGGCGAGTGCGCCAGCCGGCTGGCGCGGATCGGCGGCGGCCTCAGCGACAGCGTGTGCCTGGACCGCGACCGGCTCAGTTCGGTCAACGGCTTCAGCCTCGATCCGCGCAGCGGCGACGTGTATGCGTCGCTGGCGGTGGAGGACGGCAGCGACATCGGCTTCATGCGCATGCCCGCGAGCACCGGCTGGTTCTCGGTGATCACGTCCAAGTGGCTGCTGCGCAAGGAAAAATGAGCATCGTAAGTCGTTCGTGACGACTTCGTGCCGATTTCGGACAAACATCGCCACATCGTCCTGACCCTGCCGCCACATCCGGCAAGACTGCGCGCCGGTTCGAGCAAAGCGGGTGCAACGGATGCGACAGATATTCCTGGCCGATCGTGGGCAACAACTGATCCTGGACAACGAGGACGCGCCGCTCGGCTCGGCCTGCCTGGGCGTGGCGCGGCTGGGCAGCCTGCAGGCCGGGGCCGCCGCGTTCACGGTGTGGATCCAGCTGCGCGGCAGCGCCTGGATCGATGCCAAGGAAGGCCGCTTCGAACTGCGCCGCGGGCAATGGCTGGCGCTCGAGCGTGATTCGCGGCCGCTGCTGCAGGCCGATCGCGACGGGCTGTGCATCGGCCTGAGCCTGGACGCCGACGCATTGAAGGCGCTGGGGCGCATGGCCGACGCGACCCTGTACGCCGGCCGCGGCGTCCTGCCGGCGCGCGAGGCGCGGATCGCGCTGCGGCTGTGGCGGCAGGCGGCGGCGCGGCCGGGCGACGTGCTGGCGATGCGCCCGGTGCTGCTGCATCTGGCCGCGATGCAGGGCGAGCTGTCGCACCGCGTGCAGCGCTGCCCGGGCCGTTCGCGGGTGCGCAAGCGCCAGGTGTTCGGGCGCATGCAGCGCGCGCACCTGTATCTGGAAGGGCACCGCGACCGCGTGGTGCGGATCAGCGAACTGGCCGAACTGACCAACTTCTCCAGCTGGTACCTGTCCAAGACCTTCCAGAGCCTGTACGAGGAAAGCCCGCAGGCGCTGTCGGCGCGGCTGCGCCTGGAGCGCGCCGCGGACCTGCTGCGCGACACGACGATGATGATTGGCGAGGTCGCCGCAGCCAGCGGCTTCGACAATTGCTGCAGCTTCGCCCGCGCCTTCCGTGCGCGCTTCGGCGTCTCCGCTTCGCAATATCGACAGGCGGTGGCGGTGCCGCCAGATTCGGCAAAGTCTGCGAACGGCCGCGGCAAAGCAGCCATGCTCACCGGAACGTAACGTGCCGAGGGCGCTTAACACGCCCCTAACGTTACCCTGGAGAGATTGATGAACCTTCGCACTTCCGCAGTGCGGCTGGGCCTGTTGCCCGCCAGCATCGCGATCGCGTTGACGCCGGCCATCGCCGGCGCGCAAGAGTCCGCCGCCACCGATGGCAACCCGACCAACCTCGACCGCATCGAGGTCACTGGTTCGCGCATCCGTCAGGCCAGTTCCGAGACCGCGCAGCCGGTAATCGCGCTGCAGCGCGCCGACATCGAGAAGCAGGGCTACACCAGCGTCGCCGATATCGTGCAGAACCTGTCGGCGACCGGTTCGCCGGCGATCAGCCGCGCCGACGCGCTGTCCTCCGGCGAAGAAGTCGGCGGCCAGTACGTCGACCTGCGTAACCTGGGTCCGCAGCGCACCCTGGTGCTGCTGGACGGCAAGCGCATGGGCGTCAGCTCCGGCGGCTATACCGATCTGGCCTCGATCCCGACCTCGATGGTCGAGCGCGTGGAAGTGCTGACCGACGGCGCCTCGGCGCTGTACGGCTCCGACGCCATCGCCGGCGTGATCAACGTGATCACCCGCAAGAACTTCGACGGTCTGGAAGCCAGCGCCTATGTCGGCCAGTACGGCCAGGGCGACGGCCACAAGGAAACCTACAACTTCGTCTACGGCGCCAGCAACGACCGCGGTTCCCTGACCCTCGGCGCCGAGTACAGCAAGGAAGATCCGGTCTACGCCAAGGACCGCGATTACAGCGCGTCGCCGAACGGCTATTTCCACCCGGTTCCGACCGCCGATGAGTCCAACGGCTGGAGCGCGATCAGCGAGAAGGGCGTGCTGATCGACGGTTCGGGCAACATGTATTCGCTGAATCCGGGCGGCAATCCGCGCAACTTCGCCGACTACCACGAGTTCAGCAACGCCGACCTGTCCAACCCGAGCCAGCAGATGTTTCTGCAGACCGGGATCGAGCGCCGCTCGGTGTTCGCCAACGGCAACTTCGATTTCACCGACAACGTTCGCGGTACCGCCAGCGTGCTGTACACCGAGCGCGAGACGCTGCAGCAGATCGCCGGCTATCCGTACCGTTCGGTGGCCTACGACACCGCGCTGTCGGGCCAGAGCTACTTCAATCCGCTGCCGGGCCAGGACGTCGACTTCATGCGCCGTACCTGGGAAGTGCCGCGCCAGACCCGTTCGGAGCTGAACACCTTCCGCTTCAGCGGCGGGCTCGAAGGTTCGTTCCAGTTGGGCGACAACTACTGGGATTGGGACGTCGGCTACGTCTACAACCGCAATAAGGGCACCAAGACCGGCACCGGCAACCTGTTCATTCCGAATGTGCAGAACGCGGTCGGCCCGTCGTTCCTGGACAGCGACGGCGTGGTCAAGTGCGGCTCCGCCGGCAACGTGATCGCCGGCTGCATGCCGTGGAACCCGCTGTTGCCGAACGGCGCCGCCGGTGCCGGTTCGCTGTCCGATCCGGCGCTGCAGGCCTATCTGTTCCTGCCGTCGCACGACACCTCCGAAACCATCACCAAGGTCTACAGCGCCAACCTCAGCGGCACCATCATGGCGCTGCCGGCCGGCGACCTGGCGATGGCCGCCGGCATCGAGCACCGCAGCGAAGACGCGCGCTACGATCCCGACGCCCTGCTGCAGTCCGGCCTGAGCACCGACCTGGCCGGCGCGCCGACCAAGGGCGGCTACTCGCTGGACGAGGTGTACCTGGAGTTCAACATCCCGGTGCTGGCCGACATGCCGTTCGCCAAGGAACTGTCGTTCGACGTGGCCGGTCGCTATTCCGACTACGACACCTTCGGCGACACCACCAACAGCAAGTTCGGCCTGAAGTGGAAGCCGATCGACGACCTGCTGGTGCGCGGTACCTACGCCACCGGCTTCCGTGCGCCGACCGTGTCGGACCTGTACGGCGGCACCTCGCAGACCTTCGACTCCTACACCGATCCGTGCGACACCCTGTTCGGTGCCGCCACCCGCAATGCGGGCGTGGCCGGGCGCTGCGGCGCCGCGGTGCCGGCGAACTTCCGCCAGGAAGCCTCCGGTGGCGTGAATGCCAGCGGCCCCGGGTCGCAGTCGAATTACGCGTACCTGTCCGGTTCCAACCCCGAGCTGCTGCCGGAAACCTCCAAGACCTACACGCTGGGCCTGGTGTACAGCCCGAGCTACGTGAATGGCCTGGACATCAGTCTGGACTGGTGGAAGATCCGCATCGACGACGTCATCGCCGCCGAGTCGGTCACCTCCATCCTCAACCAGTGCTACGTGCAGAACATCGGCGCGGCCTGCGATCGGTTCGTGCGTGACGCCACCAGCGGCCAGGTCGTCGACGTGACCCGTACCCTGATCAACGGCGGCTACCAGGAAACCGCCGGCTACGATCTGGGCGTGCGTTATCGCCTGGCCGATACCGGCTTCGGCAACTTCGTGTTCGACTGGAAGACCACCTACGTGGACTACCAGGAATACAAGCGCGACAACGAGTCCGAAACGCCGATCGAACAGCACAATGGCTGGGGCAGCAGCGACTGGGGCTCCAACTTCCGCGTGCGTTCCAACCTGAACGTGGATTGGAGCTACGGCAACTTCGGCGTCAACTGGGGCGTGCGTTACTACTCCGGTCTGCGCGAGGCCTGCGCCTACGACCTGAGCGGCGGTTCGGAGTGCAATGAGCCGGGCTTCACCTCCGCGTACACGCTGGAGCAGCCGTCGCGCACGGTCGGTTCCAACACGTTCCACGACGTGCAGATCCGCTACAACGCGCCGTGGGATGCCACGGTGTCGCTCGGCGCCAACAACGTGTTCAATCACGAGGGCCCGATCATGTACAGCCAGCCGAACTCGAACTTCTCCTACAACGGCAGCTTCGACATCGGCCGCATGCTCTACATGAAGTACACCCAGCGCTTCTGATCCACCAGCGTCTGAGCAAGAAAAAAGACGGGCCGCAAGGCCCGTCTTTTTTTTGCGGCTCCGGCCAGCGCTGGCGAGCAGCGAGCAGCGAAAGAAGCGGCAGGAGCTGTTTTTGTAGGAGCGACTTCAGTCGCGACGGGGCATTGCCGGTGAAGCCGTCGCGACTGAAGTCGCTCCTGCAAACGGCAGCAGTGCCCGTGCCAAGGCATCGCTGGCTGAGCTGTTATGGCGGGGATGCCGCTTGCAGGTGACGGATGGGCAGTGCAGCCAAGCTGGGTGCCCGCTCGGGTCGCCCGCGAGCGATGCGGGATCGCCGAACCGCCGGAATCGTCCGAGACGCTACCTAATGGCTTCGAAGAAAATCAGCTATCCCCCGGCCGATTGGTTGCCGGAATGCCGACAGCCACTGGCAGCAGCCCCGCGTGGGGGCTGTCATGGTTCCGATACGCTCGCATGGCCCTGCCAGTTCGGGAGGCTCACTCCCACGAGCGTCCGCACAGCGAGGGCGGGCGCCGCGGCTACGCCGAAGTCAGCCCCATCAGGTTTTCCGCCTGTTCGCGCCAGGTCGGCAGCTTGTTCAGCGTACCGGTCTTGGCCAGGTAGTCCTCGTCGATCTCCGAGCCGCTGGCCAGCGCCATCGCCACGTGCACCGCGCCGGTGACCCAGAAGCTGCGGGTGCTGGAACGTTGCGGCTGGCGGTGGAACGCCACCGCCTCGATGATCGGCATCGGCAGGCCCCACACGCCGAGCAGGTAGGCGCCGGCCTCGGCATGGCCGGGACGATCGTCGTTCGGGTCGGCCGGCTCGCGCTCGTTGCGGATGCCCGGCAGCAGCAGGCCGATATCGGCCAGCAACGCCGCGGTCGCGCCCAGTTCGGCGCTGGAGGACGGCAGCATCTTCGAGGCCAGCTTCGAGGCCAGCAGCGAGCGCTGCTGCAGCGCATTGCGTTCGGCATTGGACAAGGCCTGCACCGAGAACACCTCGCTGGCCAGGACCAGGTCGCGCAGGGTGGCGATGCCCAGCCGGGTCACCGCGGTGCGCAGGTCGGACATCGTGCGCCCGTTGGAGAAGTACGCCGAGTTGCACAGCTGCAGCACCTTGGCCGCGATCGCCGGGTCGGCCGAGACCAGCTTGGCCAGGTCGGCGGCGTTGGTGCCGTCGTCCTGTTCCAGCGCATGCATCAGACTCAGGTACAGGTGCGGCGGCGAAGGCAGTTTCTCGATGCGGCCGATGCTGGCGCGCAGCGTCTGGTTGCCGAGCAGTTCCTGCAGTTCCTCGATGCTGGTGACCGCTTCCAGCAGCATCTCCGGCGACAGCGGCAGCGGCAGGAAACGGTGCGCCACACCGATGATCCGCGCCGGCGGGGCGCGATTGCTCTGCTCGGCCTCGATCAGCGCGATGCGGATGGTTTCCGGGCTCAGCGTGCGGATCTGGCCGAGCAGGGTGGCCGTGGTCAGGTCCGGCAGCGCCGGCGCGGCGATCACCGCATCCAATTGCACGGTGGCGGCGGCGGCGATGGCGGCATTGCCGTCGACCACGGTCTGGACCTGCCAGTCCTCGCCCAATTCGCGGATGTATTCGGTGACTTCGGCCGGCAGGCTCGCTTCGTCGCCGACGAACAGGATACGCAAGAGACTACCCCCCAATAGCGGCCGGTTGACGCTCGCCCGGCCCGGACATTCGATCCGCAATGTACCCCAAACCCCGCGATGCGGCAGCGTTCGCCGTCGTAAAACGTGAAGCGGGTCAGCCGCGGCGGGCAGGCGCCCGCCGCGGCGCCGGATTCAGGCGCCGGCCTTGTAGCGCTCGACCGCGTCCAGCAGGATCTGCTTGGCCTCGGCGGCGTTGCCCCAGCCGTCCAGCTTGACCCACTTGCCCTTCTCCAGGTCCTTGTAGTGCTCGAAGAAGTGGCCGATGCGCTCCATCCAGTGGCCGGAGACCTGGGTGATGTCCTCGATGTGGCCGTAGCCTTCGAACACCTTGGCCACAGGCACCGCCAGGATCTTCTCGTCGCTGCCGGCCTCGTCGCTCATCTTCAGCACGCCGACCGGGCGGCAGCGCACCACGCAGCCGGGCACCAGCGGCAGCGGCAGCACCACCAGCACGTCGGCCGGGTCGCCGTCGCCGCACAGGGTGTTGGGCACGTAGCCGTAGTTGCACGGATAGCGCATCGGCGTGGACAGGATGCGGTCGACGAAGATCGCGCCGCTGGCCTTGTCCACTTCGTACTTGACCGGCTCCGAATCCTTGGGGATTTCGATGACGACGTTGATTTCTTCCGGGAGATTCTTGCCGGAGTTGACCAGTTCCAGACCCATGCGCTAGCTCCAGTGGAGTGGCTTCTAAAGAGGCCTGCATTCTAGTCGGTTGGCTGTTGCAATGCAGCGCGGCCTATTCCTACAAGGCTTTCGGACTCCGTACCCGTGCGCACGGGGAGGATCCCGATACTGCCCGGCCGGCCGCGGCGCGACGCTGTGCCCACAGTCCACCCACCAAGGAGCAAGGCGATGAAAGGAATCCCGTTTTCGATGGGCCCGCTGCTGGCGGCCGCGCTGCTGGCCTTCGGCGCACCCGCCGCGCAGGCGCAGCAGGTCTACGTGGATGCGGTCGACTATCCCAGCCCGGGCGCCGGCTGGGAGGCGTTCTACGACCTGGAGCGGCGGCTGGCCGAGGACTTCGACCAGATCTGCGGCGACACCTTCTGCGAGGGCGAGTACAGCGATTACCAGCCGCTGCGCTACCGCTGCTCGGTGCGCCAGCGCGACGGCGTGCTCGGCCAGTGCGTGTGGACCTTCGGCGCCAGCGAGGCCAGCATCGATCCGGCCACCGGCCAGGTGCTGGTCGATGCGAAGCTGTGGCAATGCCCCACGCCGC
The Xanthomonas sp. AM6 DNA segment above includes these coding regions:
- a CDS encoding winged helix-turn-helix domain-containing protein, whose product is MSSPSPATPLLPERMQVGDCLVLLSLREVHAPRARRPQRLTPKAMGVLRVLLAQPGQVVEREALLAQVWPDTQPTNDVVTQAITQLRKAFAAGAKGDAPAYIETLAKTGYRLVAPVQALPEVEAGTSAPAAAAVADGVSLDAVPHAAAAAPPVAVAPPALPRRMQVVLAAVAGAGLMLLAMLLWWLPSGSQGPADSEQERVVGSPERPYRLITTMPGFELEPALSPDGTQVAYAAGIEGRAGTQLLVQATGRAAGSAPARPLVVPGVGHSDRLPAWSPDGKRIAFARLGPDGQCQVLVAAADGHQAPRPAVRCDGTELLSFDWTPDGRGLLFGSMTGRQPARGIRVLDLSSGRWRALPYPVAAGAFDYAPRYSPDGQWIAFVRNPQMGGLWRVPAAGGQAEPLTREFAEIRGWDWTRDGRGIVFGRRVDSETRLYRLDTASRRLRDLGLGDAQSPTVSRDGERLAFVHRRPQFALYRIAAGDGRGKRESQRLFASTGRDSQPVIAPDGRQLVFTSDRSGSFALWWGDVTRPQSLRLIEGLRPETRQPPAWSADSQSLLVSGRDAQGRSVIYEVRPQSGSVVPLPVPSGEPLQAAYTADPGQVLVLLGEHGRTRLQLYDRRSLPWRRLAALDDVSQLRVDPLGRQVLFTRLARSGLWRADAALDPGSVAAVDTAVPSLWRYRTWAIGAAGEVRYLFPTGECASRLARIGGGLSDSVCLDRDRLSSVNGFSLDPRSGDVYASLAVEDGSDIGFMRMPASTGWFSVITSKWLLRKEK
- a CDS encoding helix-turn-helix transcriptional regulator — protein: MRQIFLADRGQQLILDNEDAPLGSACLGVARLGSLQAGAAAFTVWIQLRGSAWIDAKEGRFELRRGQWLALERDSRPLLQADRDGLCIGLSLDADALKALGRMADATLYAGRGVLPAREARIALRLWRQAAARPGDVLAMRPVLLHLAAMQGELSHRVQRCPGRSRVRKRQVFGRMQRAHLYLEGHRDRVVRISELAELTNFSSWYLSKTFQSLYEESPQALSARLRLERAADLLRDTTMMIGEVAAASGFDNCCSFARAFRARFGVSASQYRQAVAVPPDSAKSANGRGKAAMLTGT
- a CDS encoding TonB-dependent receptor; its protein translation is MNLRTSAVRLGLLPASIAIALTPAIAGAQESAATDGNPTNLDRIEVTGSRIRQASSETAQPVIALQRADIEKQGYTSVADIVQNLSATGSPAISRADALSSGEEVGGQYVDLRNLGPQRTLVLLDGKRMGVSSGGYTDLASIPTSMVERVEVLTDGASALYGSDAIAGVINVITRKNFDGLEASAYVGQYGQGDGHKETYNFVYGASNDRGSLTLGAEYSKEDPVYAKDRDYSASPNGYFHPVPTADESNGWSAISEKGVLIDGSGNMYSLNPGGNPRNFADYHEFSNADLSNPSQQMFLQTGIERRSVFANGNFDFTDNVRGTASVLYTERETLQQIAGYPYRSVAYDTALSGQSYFNPLPGQDVDFMRRTWEVPRQTRSELNTFRFSGGLEGSFQLGDNYWDWDVGYVYNRNKGTKTGTGNLFIPNVQNAVGPSFLDSDGVVKCGSAGNVIAGCMPWNPLLPNGAAGAGSLSDPALQAYLFLPSHDTSETITKVYSANLSGTIMALPAGDLAMAAGIEHRSEDARYDPDALLQSGLSTDLAGAPTKGGYSLDEVYLEFNIPVLADMPFAKELSFDVAGRYSDYDTFGDTTNSKFGLKWKPIDDLLVRGTYATGFRAPTVSDLYGGTSQTFDSYTDPCDTLFGAATRNAGVAGRCGAAVPANFRQEASGGVNASGPGSQSNYAYLSGSNPELLPETSKTYTLGLVYSPSYVNGLDISLDWWKIRIDDVIAAESVTSILNQCYVQNIGAACDRFVRDATSGQVVDVTRTLINGGYQETAGYDLGVRYRLADTGFGNFVFDWKTTYVDYQEYKRDNESETPIEQHNGWGSSDWGSNFRVRSNLNVDWSYGNFGVNWGVRYYSGLREACAYDLSGGSECNEPGFTSAYTLEQPSRTVGSNTFHDVQIRYNAPWDATVSLGANNVFNHEGPIMYSQPNSNFSYNGSFDIGRMLYMKYTQRF
- a CDS encoding response regulator, whose translation is MRILFVGDEASLPAEVTEYIRELGEDWQVQTVVDGNAAIAAAATVQLDAVIAAPALPDLTTATLLGQIRTLSPETIRIALIEAEQSNRAPPARIIGVAHRFLPLPLSPEMLLEAVTSIEELQELLGNQTLRASIGRIEKLPSPPHLYLSLMHALEQDDGTNAADLAKLVSADPAIAAKVLQLCNSAYFSNGRTMSDLRTAVTRLGIATLRDLVLASEVFSVQALSNAERNALQQRSLLASKLASKMLPSSSAELGATAALLADIGLLLPGIRNEREPADPNDDRPGHAEAGAYLLGVWGLPMPIIEAVAFHRQPQRSSTRSFWVTGAVHVAMALASGSEIDEDYLAKTGTLNKLPTWREQAENLMGLTSA
- the ppa gene encoding inorganic diphosphatase codes for the protein MGLELVNSGKNLPEEINVVIEIPKDSEPVKYEVDKASGAIFVDRILSTPMRYPCNYGYVPNTLCGDGDPADVLVVLPLPLVPGCVVRCRPVGVLKMSDEAGSDEKILAVPVAKVFEGYGHIEDITQVSGHWMERIGHFFEHYKDLEKGKWVKLDGWGNAAEAKQILLDAVERYKAGA